From Luteitalea sp., the proteins below share one genomic window:
- a CDS encoding NAD(P)H-dependent glycerol-3-phosphate dehydrogenase, whose product MSTIAVIGAGSWGTAFAIHLARRGHEVRLWARDPALAADIAKRRANAVYLPDAVLPDGVTPVARLDEALSGASVAVCTVPSHGVRLVLRAAAPHLEPGVVLVSGTKGLETGSLLRVSEVIHDEIGAAHPIVVLSGPSFATEVARGLPAAVCVASTESAAVERVQAEFRGPSLRLYGSTDVVGVEIGGALKNVIAIAAGVVEGLGLGANAMAALITRGLVEVSRLACALGGRRDTLAGLSGLGDLVLTCTGELSRNHHVGVELGKGRPLHEILAGMKMVAEGVKTTEAAVALGARLGVELPIARQMADVLGDRKAPRIAVEELMARPQRNELE is encoded by the coding sequence ATGTCGACGATAGCCGTTATCGGTGCCGGAAGTTGGGGTACCGCGTTCGCTATTCATCTTGCACGGCGTGGCCACGAAGTGCGCCTCTGGGCGCGTGATCCTGCGCTTGCGGCTGACATCGCCAAGCGGCGCGCCAATGCCGTGTACTTGCCAGATGCGGTCTTGCCCGATGGCGTCACGCCGGTTGCGCGTCTGGATGAGGCGCTGTCCGGCGCCAGCGTCGCGGTCTGCACGGTGCCATCGCACGGCGTTCGGCTCGTGCTCCGTGCTGCGGCGCCACATCTCGAGCCGGGCGTTGTCCTCGTGAGCGGAACCAAGGGGCTCGAGACCGGCAGCCTGCTTCGCGTGTCCGAAGTGATTCACGACGAAATCGGAGCGGCACACCCGATCGTCGTGTTATCGGGGCCGAGCTTTGCGACGGAGGTGGCTCGCGGATTACCCGCCGCGGTGTGCGTCGCTTCCACCGAGAGCGCGGCGGTCGAACGGGTGCAGGCGGAGTTCCGCGGACCCAGCCTACGGCTCTACGGCAGCACCGATGTGGTAGGTGTTGAGATTGGCGGTGCGCTCAAGAACGTGATTGCCATCGCCGCAGGTGTTGTCGAAGGGCTGGGCCTTGGTGCCAATGCCATGGCTGCGCTCATCACCCGCGGTCTCGTGGAGGTCTCCCGGCTGGCCTGCGCTCTTGGCGGCCGGCGTGACACGCTCGCCGGTTTGAGCGGCCTCGGGGATCTCGTGCTCACCTGCACGGGCGAGCTCAGTCGCAACCACCATGTTGGCGTGGAGCTGGGCAAGGGGCGTCCCCTGCACGAGATTCTGGCCGGGATGAAGATGGTGGCCGAGGGCGTGAAGACGACCGAGGCGGCCGTGGCGCTCGGTGCTCGGCTCGGGGTCGAGCTGCCGATTGCGAGGCAGATGGCCGACGTGCTCGGGGACCGCAAAGCCCCGCGCATTGCCGTCGAGGAGCTCATGGCGCGGCCGCAACGGAATGAGCTGGAGTAA
- the ftsY gene encoding signal recognition particle-docking protein FtsY — protein sequence MGFFDRLKASLDRTKQQFRGRFDDLTGAADQQRASTRTVEVDTLEALEELLISADVGVAATERIVATVGQRARRGQSLGHLVQEEILQIFDEVNQPPPDGATPRIMLLVGVNGTGKTTTVGKLANLFRMSGQAPLVCAADTFRAAAVEQLEVWTTRAGVDFVRAHPGGDPAAVVFDAIKSAQTRRRDPVIVDTAGRLHTRVNLMNELEKIKRIAGREVEGAPHDVLLVLDATVGQNGLVQAQQFMNAAGVNGIVLTKLDGTAKGGVAVAIAQDLRLPIRYVGTGETIEDLVPFSAGEYVQALFEETW from the coding sequence ATGGGATTCTTCGATCGACTCAAAGCAAGCCTGGATCGGACCAAGCAGCAGTTCCGCGGCCGGTTCGACGATCTGACCGGCGCGGCGGACCAACAGCGCGCGTCGACGCGCACCGTGGAAGTGGACACGCTCGAGGCGCTCGAAGAGCTGCTCATTTCGGCCGACGTGGGCGTGGCGGCCACCGAACGGATCGTCGCCACGGTCGGGCAGCGAGCTCGCCGAGGTCAGAGCTTGGGCCACCTCGTGCAGGAGGAAATCCTCCAGATCTTCGACGAGGTGAACCAGCCGCCGCCAGACGGTGCGACGCCGCGGATCATGCTCCTGGTCGGTGTCAACGGCACGGGCAAGACGACAACCGTCGGCAAGCTGGCGAACTTGTTTCGAATGTCCGGCCAGGCGCCGCTCGTGTGTGCCGCCGACACGTTTCGTGCGGCTGCGGTCGAGCAGCTGGAGGTTTGGACGACCCGCGCCGGCGTCGATTTCGTTCGCGCCCATCCCGGCGGCGATCCCGCAGCCGTCGTGTTCGATGCCATCAAGTCAGCGCAGACCCGCCGCCGCGATCCGGTCATCGTCGACACGGCCGGACGCCTGCACACGCGGGTCAACCTGATGAACGAGCTCGAGAAGATCAAGCGCATCGCGGGGCGAGAGGTGGAGGGCGCGCCGCACGACGTCCTCTTGGTGCTCGATGCCACGGTCGGCCAGAACGGTCTCGTCCAGGCGCAGCAGTTCATGAACGCTGCCGGCGTGAACGGGATCGTGCTGACGAAGCTCGATGGAACCGCCAAGGGCGGCGTCGCCGTGGCGATCGCGCAGGACCTGCGGCTCCCGATTCGTTACGTGGGCACGGGCGAGACCATCGAGGATCTCGTGCCGTTCTCGGCTGGCGAGTACGTCCAGGCCTTGTTCGAGGAGACCTGGTAG
- the ribD gene encoding bifunctional diaminohydroxyphosphoribosylaminopyrimidine deaminase/5-amino-6-(5-phosphoribosylamino)uracil reductase RibD: MSLDASAQDAVDRELMRRALRLAERGRGQTSPNPLVGAIIVSRSGVLVGSGHHRRAGGPHAEIMALEEAGGAARGATLYCTLEPCCHQGRTGPCVVPIAASGIQRVVIPLEDPDPRVAGRGVQYLREHGIRVDVGIGRDEAVTLNAAFFTGLRERRPHVTIKIAISQDGRIAAAPGQRTPVTGEAALRRVQRLRAEVDAVGVGSETALVDDPLLTVREVYRARPLVRAVFDRRLRTPPTSRLLSAPERGTVWIITTQARVEDAAERVRALEAAGATLVCLDQGHLVSALAELYARGIQSLLVEGGALLHRACWDAGVVDRVEIHQSPRVLGSGGVAWMMPAETVVERLSGTRRTTAGDDVIVTGDVRRG, from the coding sequence GTGTCGCTCGACGCGAGCGCGCAGGATGCTGTCGATCGTGAGCTCATGCGTCGCGCGTTGCGGCTTGCCGAGCGCGGGCGCGGCCAGACGAGCCCGAACCCGCTCGTGGGCGCGATCATCGTGTCGCGGAGCGGCGTGCTGGTCGGCAGTGGCCATCATCGCAGAGCCGGCGGACCGCACGCCGAGATCATGGCGCTCGAGGAGGCCGGTGGCGCCGCGCGGGGGGCCACGCTGTACTGCACGCTCGAGCCGTGTTGCCACCAGGGCCGGACCGGCCCGTGCGTGGTACCGATTGCCGCCTCGGGGATCCAGCGCGTCGTGATTCCGCTCGAGGATCCCGACCCCCGGGTCGCCGGACGGGGCGTCCAGTATCTCCGCGAGCACGGTATCCGCGTAGACGTCGGCATTGGCCGCGACGAGGCTGTCACGCTCAACGCCGCCTTTTTCACCGGTTTGCGCGAGCGGCGCCCGCATGTCACCATTAAGATTGCGATTAGCCAGGACGGGCGGATCGCGGCTGCACCTGGTCAGCGCACGCCAGTGACTGGGGAGGCGGCACTGCGGCGCGTGCAGCGGCTCCGTGCGGAGGTCGACGCCGTTGGCGTCGGATCGGAGACGGCGCTGGTCGACGATCCTCTGCTGACCGTGCGTGAGGTCTATCGCGCACGGCCACTGGTGCGAGCGGTGTTCGACCGTCGCTTGCGGACGCCGCCGACCTCGCGCCTTCTCTCGGCGCCGGAGCGTGGCACTGTCTGGATCATCACAACGCAAGCACGCGTGGAGGACGCAGCCGAACGGGTGCGTGCGCTCGAAGCGGCAGGTGCGACGCTCGTTTGCCTGGACCAGGGCCACCTGGTGTCAGCGCTTGCCGAGCTGTACGCACGTGGCATCCAGTCGCTGCTCGTCGAGGGTGGCGCGCTCTTGCACCGTGCTTGTTGGGACGCGGGTGTTGTCGATCGTGTGGAGATTCACCAGAGCCCACGGGTGCTGGGCTCGGGCGGCGTGGCCTGGATGATGCCGGCTGAAACGGTCGTCGAGCGCCTCAGCGGCACGCGCCGGACCACGGCAGGAGACGACGTGATCGTGACGGGCGACGTGAGGCGTGGATAA
- a CDS encoding riboflavin synthase, whose product MFTGLIEAVGEIVAREIFEHGERLHITAPIADELSVGDSIATSGVCLTVTALTSSAWSVDVSPETLRVTTLGQIEPGRLVNLERPLRVGASFGGHFVQGHVDGIGSLMSVVEEGEFHRITVSYPAVLAPFMVSKGAIAVDGVSLTIADLRNGEFDAQIVPHTWRATALQRTRVGDAVNLECDMLGKYVIRFLEFRAP is encoded by the coding sequence ATGTTCACGGGACTGATCGAAGCGGTGGGCGAGATCGTCGCGCGGGAGATCTTCGAGCACGGAGAGCGGCTGCACATCACAGCGCCGATTGCCGACGAGCTGTCGGTGGGCGACAGTATTGCCACGAGCGGCGTTTGTCTGACCGTGACAGCGCTCACCTCGTCTGCCTGGAGCGTTGACGTCTCGCCGGAAACGCTCCGCGTCACGACACTAGGACAGATCGAGCCCGGCCGCCTGGTCAACCTGGAGCGACCGCTGCGCGTGGGTGCGAGCTTTGGCGGCCACTTCGTGCAGGGCCACGTGGACGGCATCGGCAGCCTCATGAGCGTGGTCGAGGAGGGCGAGTTCCATCGGATCACGGTATCCTATCCTGCAGTGCTGGCACCGTTCATGGTGTCGAAGGGCGCCATTGCCGTCGACGGAGTGAGCCTGACAATTGCCGATCTGCGCAACGGCGAGTTCGACGCCCAGATTGTGCCGCACACCTGGCGGGCGACGGCGCTCCAGAGGACGCGTGTCGGCGACGCGGTGAATCTCGAGTGCGACATGCTGGGCAAGTACGTGATTCGATTCTTGGAGTTCCGGGCGCCCTGA
- a CDS encoding bifunctional 3,4-dihydroxy-2-butanone-4-phosphate synthase/GTP cyclohydrolase II produces the protein MSTKIRLAKGARRERLPFARIEEAVEAFRAGRMVIIVDDEDRENEGDLALAAEKVTPEAINFMATHGRGLICLSMTAERLDELQIPLMVQDNTSCYGTAFCVTIEAKYKTTTGISASDRAATILTAIDPNTQPFDLARPGHVFPLRARAGGVLVRAGQTEASVDLARIAGLTPAAVICEIMNSDGTMARVPDLRRVARKHDLLVITIADLIRYRVRTERMVRRIAAAQLPTGFGEFRVFAYESDIDGQGHVALVRGDVGDGESIMVRVHSKCLTGDVFHSMRCDCGAQLHRALERIAQEGRGILLYLHQEGRGIGLANKIRAYELQDQGYDTVEANERLGFKADQRDYGIGAQILRDLGVCSMRLLTNNPRKFIGLEGYGLSIVDTLPIEIPVSEHTRRYLKAKKDKLGHKLSSV, from the coding sequence ATGAGCACGAAAATTCGCTTGGCGAAAGGCGCGCGGCGCGAGCGGTTGCCGTTTGCGCGGATCGAGGAGGCGGTCGAAGCGTTCCGCGCGGGGCGCATGGTCATCATTGTCGATGACGAAGACCGTGAGAACGAGGGGGACCTCGCGCTTGCCGCCGAGAAGGTCACGCCGGAGGCGATCAACTTCATGGCCACACATGGCCGGGGCCTGATTTGTCTGTCGATGACCGCCGAGCGACTGGACGAGCTGCAGATTCCGCTCATGGTCCAGGACAATACGTCGTGCTACGGCACCGCGTTTTGCGTGACGATCGAGGCGAAGTACAAGACGACCACCGGCATCTCGGCGTCGGACCGGGCGGCCACGATTCTCACGGCCATCGATCCGAATACACAACCGTTCGACCTCGCGCGGCCCGGCCATGTGTTTCCTCTGCGCGCGCGTGCGGGCGGTGTCCTCGTCCGCGCCGGCCAGACCGAGGCCTCGGTCGACCTCGCGCGGATTGCCGGGCTGACGCCTGCCGCGGTGATTTGCGAGATCATGAACAGCGACGGCACGATGGCGCGCGTGCCCGATCTCCGCCGCGTCGCTCGCAAGCACGATCTCCTCGTCATCACGATTGCGGATCTCATTCGGTATCGCGTACGCACCGAGCGTATGGTACGGCGCATTGCCGCCGCTCAACTGCCCACTGGCTTTGGCGAGTTCCGTGTCTTTGCGTATGAAAGCGATATCGATGGCCAAGGCCACGTGGCGTTGGTCCGCGGCGACGTCGGCGACGGCGAGAGCATCATGGTGCGCGTCCATTCGAAGTGCCTCACGGGTGATGTGTTCCACTCGATGCGCTGCGATTGCGGCGCCCAGCTCCATCGGGCGCTCGAGCGTATTGCGCAGGAAGGGCGAGGGATTCTGTTGTACCTGCATCAAGAGGGACGTGGCATCGGTCTCGCCAACAAGATCCGCGCCTATGAGCTGCAGGACCAAGGCTACGATACCGTCGAGGCCAATGAGCGACTGGGGTTCAAGGCGGATCAGCGGGACTACGGCATCGGTGCGCAGATCCTCCGTGATCTAGGCGTTTGCTCCATGCGACTCCTCACGAACAATCCGCGCAAGTTCATCGGCCTGGAAGGCTACGGCCTGTCGATTGTCGACACGCTGCCCATCGAGATCCCCGTGTCGGAGCACACGCGCCGATATCTGAAGGCCAAGAAGGACAAACTGGGCCACAAGCTGTCCAGCGTGTGA
- a CDS encoding signal recognition particle protein, protein MFESLSTRLQDVFRSLRGEARLTPELVEVALREIRMALLEADVNFKVVKAFVDRVRDRAVDQEVLRSLTPDQHVVRIVRDEMLALFGDAQGGLAPTSETPRVILLLGLQGSGKTTTTAKLGRWLARQGRHPIVVSTDVRRPAAIEQLTLLGRQASLRVHDPDGNLDPVSRASGAVAQAKTLGFDVVLVDTAGRLHIDDELMGELERIKAAVTPSDMLYVADAMTGQDAIKSAGEFNRRIGISGVVLSKMDGDARGGAALSVVSVVGVPIAFVGSGERLDDLESFHAERVVSRVLGMGDVLSLIEKAEQVVTEEEAVRLEDKLRSASFTLEDFRDQLRTIRRMGPLENLLGMLPGFAQVKSQLAGGVDEKQITRVEAIIDSMTSKERDHHQILNGSRRKRIARGSGTSVEEVNRLLKQFVQMKKMLKMMGPGSGGGKGKKKMRKQLGAIRQMMEAERW, encoded by the coding sequence ATGTTCGAGTCTCTGAGCACACGACTTCAGGACGTTTTCCGCTCCCTCCGCGGCGAGGCACGCCTCACGCCGGAGCTGGTCGAAGTCGCCCTGCGCGAGATTCGCATGGCGCTGCTCGAAGCCGATGTGAACTTCAAGGTCGTGAAAGCGTTCGTCGACCGCGTTCGCGACCGGGCCGTCGATCAAGAAGTTCTCCGTAGCCTCACGCCAGACCAGCACGTCGTCCGCATCGTCCGGGACGAGATGTTGGCGCTCTTCGGCGACGCGCAGGGCGGGTTGGCGCCCACCTCCGAGACGCCGCGCGTAATCCTCTTGTTAGGGCTGCAGGGGTCCGGTAAGACGACGACCACAGCGAAGCTCGGGAGGTGGCTGGCGCGCCAGGGACGGCACCCGATCGTCGTGTCGACCGACGTCCGACGGCCCGCCGCGATCGAGCAGCTCACGCTGCTCGGCCGTCAGGCCAGTCTGCGCGTGCACGATCCGGACGGCAACCTGGATCCGGTGTCTCGAGCGTCCGGCGCCGTCGCACAAGCGAAGACGCTTGGCTTCGACGTCGTGCTCGTCGACACGGCGGGGCGTCTCCACATCGATGACGAGCTCATGGGGGAGCTCGAGCGCATCAAAGCGGCTGTTACGCCCAGCGACATGCTGTATGTCGCAGACGCCATGACCGGGCAGGATGCCATCAAGAGTGCCGGTGAGTTCAACCGCCGGATTGGCATCAGCGGCGTGGTGCTGAGCAAGATGGATGGCGACGCGCGAGGTGGTGCAGCGCTCTCGGTGGTCTCGGTCGTGGGCGTGCCCATTGCATTCGTGGGCAGCGGGGAGCGATTGGATGATCTCGAGTCGTTCCACGCCGAGCGTGTGGTGTCGCGCGTGCTCGGTATGGGTGACGTGCTGTCACTCATCGAGAAGGCCGAGCAGGTGGTCACCGAAGAGGAAGCGGTCCGCCTCGAGGACAAGCTGCGGTCTGCCTCCTTCACGCTCGAGGATTTCCGCGATCAGCTCCGGACGATACGGCGCATGGGGCCGCTGGAAAATCTGCTGGGCATGCTGCCAGGCTTTGCGCAGGTGAAGAGCCAGCTCGCCGGCGGCGTGGACGAGAAGCAGATCACCCGCGTCGAGGCGATCATCGATTCGATGACGTCAAAGGAGCGGGACCACCACCAGATCCTCAACGGCAGCCGGCGCAAGCGCATCGCGCGCGGCAGCGGAACGTCGGTCGAAGAGGTGAACCGCCTGCTCAAGCAGTTCGTGCAGATGAAGAAGATGCTCAAGATGATGGGGCCAGGGTCCGGTGGCGGCAAGGGGAAGAAGAAGATGCGCAAGCAGCTTGGCGCCATCCGACAGATGATGGAGGCCGAGCGTTGGTGA
- the rpsP gene encoding 30S ribosomal protein S16, which yields MLVIRLRRHGAKRSPFYRIVVAEDASRRDGRFVEVIGHYNPRTKPEQVKLDYERLAHWQSKGAQVSDTVRTLAVRHKGAVAAERGTIREGGEPVPETAGAVADTTAPPPSAAPDAGTEEAGPSPEQAPS from the coding sequence ATGCTAGTAATCCGGCTGCGCCGCCATGGTGCGAAACGAAGTCCGTTCTATCGAATCGTCGTCGCCGAGGATGCGAGCCGACGTGACGGGCGGTTCGTCGAGGTGATCGGTCACTACAATCCCCGCACGAAGCCCGAGCAGGTAAAGCTCGATTACGAGCGGCTCGCGCATTGGCAGTCGAAGGGCGCGCAGGTCAGCGACACGGTTCGGACGCTCGCCGTGCGTCACAAGGGGGCGGTCGCGGCGGAGCGGGGGACCATCCGTGAAGGGGGCGAACCGGTGCCGGAGACTGCCGGCGCCGTTGCCGACACGACGGCCCCGCCGCCCAGCGCGGCGCCAGATGCCGGGACCGAGGAGGCCGGACCGAGCCCGGAGCAAGCCCCGTCGTGA